In the Marinomonas algicola genome, one interval contains:
- a CDS encoding p-hydroxyphenylacetate 3-hydroxylase reductase component, whose amino-acid sequence MSFDTNEFRRALGNFATGVTVITAQDEQGNKVGVTANSFNSVSLDPPLVLWSLVKSSSSYKVFEQAKHFAVNVLAADQIDTSNNFAKPSDDKFAGMEFDLGVGNSPILKNTTACFQCEQHQIIDGGDHWIMLGKVVSFDHVGRNPLLYVQGSYAGAIPFTASTAKTTKPQNALNSLDRLNNNAFYLMNKVLQKVQEHYFPKQSATGLNTSEARLLLVLSDAKGITLDELKRLVTIPSTDVESGVEQLIQTGLLSSELALTSKGHDMAERLWDIANKQQEDIFGDFSKEEYDNFKKLLQSVLNQ is encoded by the coding sequence ATGTCATTCGATACCAATGAATTCCGCAGAGCATTAGGCAACTTCGCCACAGGCGTAACAGTCATCACGGCCCAAGATGAGCAAGGTAATAAAGTGGGCGTAACCGCAAACAGCTTTAATTCTGTTTCTCTTGATCCACCATTGGTTTTATGGAGTCTTGTTAAAAGTTCAAGTAGCTATAAGGTATTTGAGCAAGCTAAGCATTTTGCTGTTAACGTATTAGCGGCCGATCAAATCGATACATCTAATAACTTCGCAAAGCCAAGTGACGATAAATTTGCTGGTATGGAATTTGACCTAGGGGTTGGCAATAGCCCTATTTTAAAAAACACTACGGCCTGCTTTCAATGTGAACAACATCAAATAATCGATGGTGGTGATCATTGGATTATGCTTGGTAAAGTAGTGTCATTCGATCACGTTGGTCGTAATCCTCTGCTGTATGTGCAAGGAAGTTATGCCGGAGCCATCCCTTTTACGGCTTCTACCGCAAAAACAACCAAACCTCAAAATGCACTTAACTCATTAGACAGGCTCAATAACAATGCATTTTATCTGATGAACAAAGTGCTGCAGAAAGTTCAGGAACACTATTTCCCAAAGCAATCTGCGACAGGGCTCAACACCAGTGAAGCACGACTGTTATTAGTACTGAGTGACGCAAAAGGCATAACTCTTGATGAATTAAAACGTTTGGTTACGATACCCTCTACTGATGTTGAATCTGGAGTAGAGCAACTTATTCAAACGGGCTTGCTCTCAAGCGAACTGGCACTCACCTCAAAAGGTCACGATATGGCCGAACGATTATGGGACATTGCCAATAAACAACAAGAGGATATTTTTGGCGACTTCAGTAAAGAAGAATACGACAACTTCAAAAAATTACTGCAATCCGTATTAAACCAATGA
- a CDS encoding aromatic ring-hydroxylating oxygenase subunit alpha, whose amino-acid sequence MNQNDLLNLRHATLKEARDEMSTLLSSRPANYSLDAPLYNDPHMFRIDMEEVFQKEWLFVGMTSEAPKRGDYFTLEVGQNPVLVIRDADGSINAFHNTCRHRGSRICTEHRGKVANLVCPYHQWTYDLKGNLLFAGTEMGDSFDKQKHGLKRAHCKTAGGFIFVCLADDAPEGDFDAFLQTLEAYMEPYDVENTKLAIESNMYERANWKLVLENNRECYHCAANHPELLNTLLEWDDTQDPRAPQEFLDHYKAQSDQWDAENIPHQHKSFGPGLRNRIVRMPLKKGTKVMTIDGGHGCSKMLGRVKNAELGSMRILHLPNSWNHMQSDHFIVFRVLPISAQETLVTTKWFVHKDAVEGVDYDPERLRQVWDATNEQDKVLGEQNQLGINSMAYQPGPYSETYEFGVVNFIEWYTDTILKNLNK is encoded by the coding sequence ATGAACCAAAATGATTTGCTAAACTTGCGCCATGCCACACTAAAAGAAGCTCGTGATGAGATGTCTACCTTGCTCTCCTCTCGACCAGCTAATTATTCATTGGATGCGCCGCTTTATAATGATCCGCATATGTTCCGAATCGACATGGAAGAAGTCTTTCAAAAAGAGTGGCTCTTTGTGGGAATGACCAGCGAAGCACCGAAAAGAGGAGATTACTTCACCTTAGAGGTCGGACAAAACCCAGTATTGGTCATCCGAGACGCAGACGGTTCTATTAATGCCTTTCATAATACCTGCCGACATCGTGGATCGAGAATTTGTACAGAGCACAGAGGAAAGGTAGCCAATCTTGTATGCCCTTATCACCAGTGGACCTACGACTTAAAAGGTAATCTCCTGTTCGCAGGCACAGAAATGGGAGACAGTTTCGACAAACAAAAGCACGGACTAAAACGTGCCCACTGCAAAACAGCAGGCGGATTTATCTTTGTTTGCTTGGCCGATGACGCACCCGAAGGTGACTTTGATGCGTTTCTACAAACGTTAGAAGCGTACATGGAACCTTACGATGTTGAAAACACCAAACTGGCCATTGAATCCAATATGTATGAAAGGGCAAACTGGAAGCTGGTGCTTGAAAACAACCGTGAATGCTATCACTGTGCAGCCAACCACCCAGAGCTGTTAAACACCCTACTTGAGTGGGACGATACACAAGATCCAAGAGCACCACAGGAATTCCTAGATCATTACAAAGCACAATCGGACCAGTGGGACGCAGAAAACATACCGCATCAACATAAAAGCTTCGGCCCTGGACTGCGTAATCGAATAGTACGCATGCCCTTAAAGAAAGGCACCAAGGTGATGACCATTGACGGCGGCCATGGCTGTAGCAAAATGCTTGGCCGAGTGAAAAATGCTGAGTTGGGCTCCATGCGTATTTTGCACTTGCCCAACTCATGGAACCACATGCAATCTGACCACTTTATTGTCTTTCGAGTGTTACCCATTTCCGCTCAAGAAACCCTTGTAACAACAAAATGGTTTGTTCACAAAGACGCTGTAGAAGGAGTGGATTACGACCCTGAACGCCTACGCCAAGTGTGGGACGCCACCAATGAACAAGATAAAGTACTGGGCGAACAAAACCAACTAGGCATTAACTCAATGGCTTACCAACCAGGTCCTTATTCTGAAACCTATGAATTTGGCGTGGTCAATTTTATTGAATGGTATACCGACACCATCCTTAAAAACCTCAATAAATAA
- a CDS encoding MFS transporter, whose translation MPTLPLSYLIFIAMSSPIAINLLLPALPSIAEKLNVDISLVQLSYSLYLLSLAIGQLLVGGIVNHLGYRKTMILGLASFTLGSAMAGVFGNLESLLIGRIMQGLGGAIAISLARALLVDGAGKEKASQKMGYIIMAIAISQSIAPLIGGFINSHFGWQIIFFASLLQGLLALMLTFKLVPQLEQKKRRPSFKENISLYGQLLKASDFRSYTLANTLVAICFYVFVSSSPYITNDFDGGVHAFGYWFITISIAFMAGGYLSTLINQKVTLDRTILIGNSISICGALLLLLGQLVLEQSYAALFLPMSLVTFGRGISQPNNQTAAISSISNQSSMAAGLMGFLQLLSGAIFSQFTPLIVTSSPLLVFILIFACMTLAMFIHLKHWLITVRSI comes from the coding sequence ATGCCCACTCTTCCACTTAGCTATCTTATATTTATCGCAATGAGCAGCCCTATTGCGATCAACCTTCTTTTACCGGCATTACCCAGCATTGCAGAGAAACTTAATGTTGATATCAGTTTAGTGCAGCTCAGCTATTCCCTTTACTTACTGTCTTTAGCAATAGGGCAGCTATTAGTAGGTGGCATTGTTAATCATTTAGGCTATAGGAAAACCATGATACTCGGCCTTGCTAGCTTTACGTTAGGCAGTGCGATGGCTGGCGTATTTGGTAATTTAGAGAGTTTGCTTATTGGTCGAATCATGCAAGGTCTAGGGGGAGCGATCGCTATATCGTTAGCAAGGGCTTTATTAGTTGACGGCGCAGGTAAAGAAAAAGCATCACAAAAAATGGGCTATATCATTATGGCCATAGCTATTTCTCAGAGTATCGCACCGCTCATCGGTGGCTTTATCAACAGTCACTTTGGTTGGCAGATTATTTTTTTCGCCTCACTTCTACAAGGTTTATTGGCATTGATGCTGACCTTTAAATTGGTCCCGCAACTTGAGCAAAAAAAGCGGCGCCCGTCATTTAAAGAGAACATTTCTCTCTATGGACAACTACTAAAAGCAAGCGATTTTCGTTCTTATACCCTAGCCAATACTTTGGTCGCCATTTGTTTCTATGTGTTTGTTAGCTCGTCACCCTATATTACTAATGATTTTGATGGTGGCGTTCATGCGTTTGGTTATTGGTTTATTACCATCTCTATTGCCTTCATGGCAGGCGGTTATCTCAGCACTCTTATTAACCAAAAAGTGACACTGGATCGTACCATACTCATAGGCAACAGCATCAGCATTTGTGGTGCCTTGTTGCTCTTGTTAGGGCAACTCGTATTAGAGCAAAGTTACGCGGCGTTATTTTTACCGATGAGCTTAGTTACTTTTGGTCGAGGCATCAGTCAACCAAACAATCAAACCGCCGCCATTAGTAGCATCAGCAACCAATCCAGTATGGCCGCTGGCTTAATGGGTTTTCTGCAGCTGTTATCAGGCGCCATATTCTCGCAATTTACGCCCCTCATTGTGACCTCATCACCGCTTCTGGTTTTTATCCTAATTTTTGCTTGTATGACTCTTGCGATGTTCATACACCTCAAGCATTGGCTTATCACAGTGAGATCAATCTAA
- a CDS encoding enterochelin esterase domain-containing protein, producing MTTAKRLMHVLCASWLFSSSQYSQANEGALSLTNNIKGVLSTEVDVPLNVAVGDYIEGQIVISNGEVNLGLHEIEQTEKNKMRLLLESVASGDQFRFVANEATQSLRLISLVPEDGEIEYSLSITKQIPVVDQHPPIRTYLSPTIKTLVAKIQKKQSITTLWDGIVNQGTPLIEPLVSSQDIDPALPHADKVIMTFLYRGAKHNVRLFGAPSNQHEFLENLVGTDIWFKSFVVPSTTRLSYKLAPDIPEFSGSPWGEKSCVIG from the coding sequence GTGACAACCGCTAAACGATTAATGCACGTTCTTTGTGCTTCATGGCTATTTTCTTCAAGCCAATACAGTCAGGCTAACGAAGGGGCATTAAGCCTTACCAATAACATCAAAGGCGTGCTTTCTACTGAGGTTGATGTCCCTTTAAATGTGGCCGTTGGGGATTATATTGAAGGTCAAATAGTGATTTCCAACGGTGAGGTGAACCTTGGTTTACATGAAATAGAACAGACTGAAAAAAACAAAATGCGCTTATTACTAGAATCCGTTGCTAGTGGTGATCAATTTCGTTTTGTAGCGAATGAGGCAACGCAAAGTTTGCGCTTGATATCGCTTGTTCCAGAAGACGGTGAGATTGAATACAGCCTTAGCATTACAAAACAGATTCCAGTGGTGGATCAACATCCGCCAATCAGAACCTATTTGAGCCCTACGATTAAAACATTAGTCGCTAAGATACAAAAAAAACAATCAATAACAACTCTGTGGGACGGCATTGTTAATCAAGGGACTCCACTTATTGAGCCTTTGGTGTCATCGCAAGACATTGATCCTGCTTTGCCTCATGCCGACAAAGTAATCATGACCTTTCTGTATCGCGGGGCAAAACACAACGTCCGCTTATTTGGTGCTCCCTCGAATCAACATGAGTTTCTTGAAAATTTAGTCGGTACTGATATTTGGTTTAAAAGTTTTGTTGTGCCTTCTACGACACGTTTATCCTATAAACTGGCACCGGATATTCCTGAATTTTCAGGCTCGCCATGGGGAGAGAAAAGTTGCGTTATTGGCTAA
- a CDS encoding alpha/beta hydrolase-fold protein, with amino-acid sequence MYSKQQGVASGTFVKHRFKSELLQNERHIWLYRSADFDSNDPDATLLLQFDGLKYTTKVPIPVILDNLVASKRLPPIAAIFVDNASSQSRGQELPDNPVFARALVEEVLPWAKGELGISIDAQHTVLAGSSYGGLASSSVALRYPETFGNVLSMSGSYWWSPANTSPENEEYVAHWVASTKAKPIRFFLSAGVFESGKGSGIGLLESNRHLRTVLNAKGYDVIYKEYAAGHDYFSWQQAFAEGMLALFEKQ; translated from the coding sequence ATTTACAGCAAACAGCAAGGTGTTGCCTCAGGCACCTTCGTTAAGCATCGCTTCAAAAGTGAGTTACTGCAGAATGAGCGTCACATCTGGCTATATAGATCGGCTGATTTTGACTCAAATGATCCAGATGCTACTTTATTACTGCAATTTGACGGATTGAAATACACCACCAAGGTACCTATTCCAGTTATTTTGGATAACCTAGTGGCGAGTAAGCGATTGCCTCCTATAGCAGCGATCTTCGTTGATAACGCAAGCAGCCAATCTCGGGGGCAAGAGCTGCCTGATAACCCTGTCTTTGCTAGAGCCTTGGTGGAAGAAGTCTTGCCTTGGGCGAAAGGTGAACTGGGTATTAGTATCGATGCACAGCATACCGTTCTTGCTGGCTCCAGCTATGGTGGACTGGCTTCCAGTTCCGTGGCATTACGTTATCCTGAGACCTTTGGCAATGTGCTTTCTATGTCGGGTTCTTATTGGTGGTCACCAGCAAATACGTCGCCAGAAAACGAAGAGTACGTAGCGCATTGGGTTGCGTCAACGAAGGCGAAGCCCATACGCTTTTTCTTAAGTGCAGGGGTCTTCGAGTCGGGTAAGGGAAGTGGTATTGGTCTGTTAGAAAGTAATCGTCATTTGCGTACCGTACTGAATGCAAAAGGATACGATGTGATTTATAAAGAGTACGCAGCAGGACACGATTACTTTAGTTGGCAACAGGCATTTGCAGAAGGCATGTTAGCGCTGTTTGAAAAGCAGTAG
- the hpaR gene encoding homoprotocatechuate degradation operon regulator HpaR: MKKLEDSLTLQLLRARESAMMFFRPILQETGFTEQQWRVIRVLNDNGQLEARQLAEKCCILSPSLTRIISRFEKEGLLIRTRSSQDQRITLLSLSEEAKKVFDEISPKVDKSYEKLTEKMGKEKMKALSLLLKELTELESN; the protein is encoded by the coding sequence ATGAAAAAATTAGAAGACTCGCTTACATTACAATTGCTTAGAGCTCGTGAATCAGCCATGATGTTTTTCCGCCCGATCTTACAAGAAACGGGGTTTACAGAGCAGCAATGGCGGGTCATCCGAGTTTTAAATGACAATGGCCAGCTTGAAGCACGTCAATTGGCCGAAAAGTGCTGTATTTTAAGCCCCAGCTTAACAAGAATTATCAGTCGCTTTGAAAAAGAAGGCTTACTCATTCGAACTCGATCATCCCAAGATCAGCGTATTACCTTATTGTCATTAAGTGAAGAAGCTAAAAAAGTGTTCGATGAAATCAGCCCTAAAGTAGACAAATCCTACGAGAAATTAACTGAAAAAATGGGCAAAGAAAAAATGAAAGCGCTGAGCCTTTTATTAAAAGAACTCACAGAACTTGAATCGAATTAA
- a CDS encoding GlxA family transcriptional regulator: MVKVTGASPSPTIGKSTTRVGFLLLDHFTMIALASSIEPLRMANQLSAKELYSWHVLTETGLPSSASDGLSLTPDSSLENAPELDMIVVVGGVDITRNFTSKQVSWLQKRARKGVHVGAICTGAYVLAHAGLLDGYNCSAHWECLTILQENYPKVNCNNKLFTIDDKRFTSSGGSAPLDMFLTLIAREHSSKLSSAVSDMFICDRIRTESDQQRVLLRQVNSGGGFKPKLVDVIELMENNLEEPIDLDELAVFVDVSRRQLERMFHKYLDCSPSRYYLRLRLDRARQLLKQSSMSVVEISAACGFISTPHFSRCYRKHIGTSPRDERKMVWSTDNFQPIQKEPGLVSITDSERFAHASLALNKAQTEPSFGSVDLGNDLSCSVITY, translated from the coding sequence ATGGTCAAAGTAACAGGTGCTTCGCCTTCCCCTACTATTGGTAAATCAACCACTCGAGTTGGTTTCCTGCTACTTGATCATTTCACTATGATTGCTCTTGCCTCTTCAATAGAGCCTTTGAGAATGGCAAACCAGCTCTCGGCCAAAGAACTCTACAGTTGGCATGTATTGACAGAGACAGGCCTACCTTCTTCTGCCAGCGATGGTTTGAGTCTTACGCCGGATTCCTCTCTTGAGAACGCCCCCGAACTGGATATGATTGTTGTGGTTGGTGGTGTCGATATCACACGTAATTTCACCTCTAAACAAGTGAGCTGGTTACAAAAAAGGGCGCGTAAAGGTGTTCATGTTGGCGCAATTTGTACTGGTGCTTATGTATTGGCGCATGCTGGTTTGCTTGATGGCTATAACTGCAGTGCGCACTGGGAATGCTTAACCATATTGCAAGAAAACTATCCTAAAGTGAACTGCAATAATAAGCTTTTTACTATCGATGATAAACGTTTTACCTCTTCCGGTGGCAGTGCACCTTTAGACATGTTTTTAACCTTAATTGCCCGTGAGCACAGCTCAAAATTGTCTAGTGCTGTGTCAGATATGTTTATTTGTGATCGGATTCGCACAGAATCGGATCAGCAACGGGTATTATTACGTCAGGTAAACAGTGGCGGTGGTTTTAAGCCTAAGCTCGTGGATGTGATTGAACTGATGGAAAACAACCTTGAAGAGCCGATTGATCTTGATGAGTTAGCGGTTTTTGTGGATGTTTCAAGGCGACAATTAGAAAGGATGTTCCATAAATATTTAGACTGTTCACCGTCGCGTTATTATCTGCGATTACGGCTGGATAGGGCTAGGCAGTTATTAAAACAGTCGAGTATGTCTGTTGTGGAAATTTCTGCAGCGTGTGGCTTTATTTCAACTCCGCATTTTAGCCGTTGTTATCGTAAGCACATAGGTACCTCGCCAAGAGATGAGCGTAAGATGGTCTGGTCAACGGATAATTTCCAGCCGATCCAAAAAGAGCCTGGTTTGGTTTCAATCACCGACAGTGAACGATTTGCCCATGCTTCTTTGGCATTAAATAAAGCTCAAACCGAGCCTAGCTTTGGTAGCGTTGATCTGGGGAATGATCTGAGTTGTTCTGTTATTACCTATTAG
- a CDS encoding CynX/NimT family MFS transporter: protein MTQSVPNTQTQWLEVIFLWLAGVSAAMQFAKLSVSYDAVMMHYQTGATLTGLTLSVVGIAGLIFGVFAGMIANRIGYLKVLVGALFLGGVLSFLQSLLPHFSLFLLTRLLEGFSQLGVVVAAPTLIAKLSAPQHRSLTMGLWGTFFGVAFAITGWLGKSALDQLGLHGLFLSHALLISGFGVVLHFLLRKNPVLDFVPVAGGQSRLLAQMLSIYRNPRSLYPSLVFVFYTCTLVSLLTYIPRFVENEAIRASMLVVLPLISTGGTFLAGALGQYFMRPQKVALIAYFGVAITALMLPFLIAQTVFFSLVVAATTLCLGMIPGAALAMIPSLARNPVEQAQGYGLIAQFGNLGATLGPPTFAAVITGFGITGFSSLVLIICSCGVLFSYLASRIQQPS, encoded by the coding sequence ATGACTCAATCTGTTCCCAATACTCAGACCCAGTGGCTGGAAGTGATTTTCTTGTGGCTTGCTGGTGTCAGTGCAGCCATGCAATTCGCAAAGCTGTCCGTTTCTTACGATGCTGTGATGATGCATTATCAAACCGGAGCCACCTTGACAGGGTTAACGCTGTCTGTAGTGGGTATTGCGGGTCTTATTTTTGGTGTTTTCGCTGGTATGATTGCAAATAGGATAGGCTATTTAAAGGTGTTGGTCGGTGCCTTATTTTTAGGGGGCGTGTTGTCTTTTTTGCAGTCTTTATTGCCTCATTTTAGTCTTTTTTTATTGACTCGTCTGCTTGAAGGTTTCTCCCAGTTAGGGGTGGTCGTGGCGGCACCAACCTTAATAGCAAAATTAAGTGCCCCTCAACATAGATCACTAACAATGGGACTATGGGGGACTTTTTTTGGTGTGGCTTTCGCTATTACGGGTTGGCTTGGAAAAAGCGCGTTGGATCAATTGGGGTTGCATGGGCTCTTCTTGAGTCACGCGTTGTTAATCAGTGGTTTTGGTGTGGTGTTGCATTTTCTATTAAGAAAGAATCCTGTTTTGGATTTTGTGCCTGTAGCGGGGGGGCAAAGTAGATTGCTGGCTCAAATGTTAAGTATTTACCGTAATCCCCGATCCTTATACCCCAGTTTGGTTTTTGTTTTTTATACCTGCACCTTGGTATCGTTACTTACTTACATACCACGCTTTGTTGAAAATGAAGCCATTCGTGCGTCTATGCTGGTGGTATTGCCGCTTATTAGTACGGGCGGTACTTTCCTTGCTGGCGCGTTAGGACAGTATTTTATGCGTCCTCAAAAGGTGGCGCTTATCGCGTATTTTGGTGTCGCAATCACGGCACTTATGCTGCCTTTTTTGATTGCTCAAACCGTATTTTTTAGTCTTGTTGTTGCTGCCACCACATTGTGCCTTGGAATGATACCGGGAGCGGCTTTAGCGATGATTCCTTCTCTTGCTCGTAACCCTGTTGAACAAGCACAAGGTTATGGGTTAATCGCTCAGTTTGGGAATCTAGGTGCTACTTTAGGTCCGCCGACGTTTGCCGCCGTTATTACCGGTTTTGGTATTACTGGATTCAGCAGTTTGGTGCTCATTATATGTTCTTGTGGTGTTCTGTTTAGCTATTTAGCAAGCCGTATACAACAACCTAGTTAA
- a CDS encoding hybrid-cluster NAD(P)-dependent oxidoreductase has product MTTSNATGVNADYFIPVNTQTWVNGRHNVRCVKVIQESWDVRTFCFMAQQPILFFFKPGQFVTLELEIDGQQIMRSYTISSSPSVPYSFSITVKRVHGGMVSNWLHDNLDEGTELAVHGPIGNFNCIDHPSEKVLLLSGGVGITPVMSMARWWFDTNADVDVTFVHSARTPRDLVFPRELDHMASRIGNFSLHMIVERMHNGLSWNGYRGFLDFAKLQMIAPDFLEREVFCCGPAPYMKAVKALLEEKGFDMSRYHEESFGATPDSIVEDAIELAEVAQAEADSIKREDLLTVEFANYGKSVQIAPGETIHNAAAKLDLHIPKACGMGICGTCKVLVKEGDTSMEHNGGITDDDVEAGYVLSCCTVAKSNISVEY; this is encoded by the coding sequence ATGACAACTTCAAATGCGACTGGCGTTAATGCGGATTACTTTATCCCGGTAAATACGCAAACTTGGGTAAATGGTCGACACAATGTTCGTTGTGTAAAAGTCATTCAAGAGTCATGGGATGTTCGTACTTTTTGTTTTATGGCGCAACAGCCGATTCTGTTTTTCTTTAAACCCGGTCAGTTTGTGACTTTAGAGCTTGAAATTGATGGTCAGCAAATTATGCGTTCTTACACCATTTCCAGCTCGCCTTCTGTACCTTATAGTTTTTCCATTACGGTAAAACGAGTACATGGCGGGATGGTCTCAAATTGGTTGCATGACAATCTTGATGAAGGTACTGAACTTGCGGTGCATGGACCAATAGGGAATTTTAATTGCATTGATCATCCTTCTGAAAAAGTGCTGTTGTTGTCTGGTGGGGTTGGTATTACCCCGGTTATGTCAATGGCACGCTGGTGGTTTGATACCAATGCTGATGTCGATGTGACCTTTGTACACAGTGCTCGTACCCCTAGAGATTTGGTTTTTCCTCGTGAGCTGGATCACATGGCGTCGCGGATTGGCAATTTTAGTTTGCATATGATTGTTGAGAGAATGCATAACGGTTTGTCTTGGAATGGTTACCGTGGTTTTTTAGATTTTGCTAAGTTGCAAATGATTGCCCCAGACTTCTTGGAACGTGAGGTGTTTTGTTGTGGACCCGCGCCTTATATGAAAGCGGTAAAGGCACTCTTAGAAGAAAAAGGCTTTGATATGAGTCGTTACCATGAGGAATCGTTTGGTGCGACGCCAGATTCCATTGTGGAAGATGCCATTGAATTAGCTGAAGTGGCTCAAGCCGAGGCAGATTCCATTAAGCGCGAGGACTTATTAACGGTTGAGTTTGCTAACTATGGGAAAAGCGTGCAAATTGCGCCGGGCGAAACGATTCATAATGCAGCAGCGAAATTGGATTTGCACATTCCTAAGGCGTGCGGTATGGGAATATGTGGAACCTGTAAAGTGCTAGTGAAGGAGGGCGATACCTCAATGGAGCATAATGGTGGCATTACCGATGACGATGTGGAAGCCGGCTATGTTTTATCCTGTTGTACTGTGGCTAAATCGAACATCAGTGTTGAGTATTAA
- a CDS encoding PQQ-dependent sugar dehydrogenase: protein MKKETACFTILMSFSIQGISQTIDDSVKVDPVAQFDGALWGLSLLDDQSAIVTLKKGDAYKVNLLNGNKHAVKGVPSVDSRGQGGLLDVAKSPNFNEEQWLYFTYAKPTNSGSATTLARAQLDGSQLRNWQDLLVTDSASSTTKHYGSRIAFDGDDHVFFSVGERGKRENAQDGANHAGSILRLNLDGSVPADNPFVSTDLIKNEIWSYGHRNPQGLFFDRETQTLWSNEHGPRGGDEINQIKAGANYGWPVVSHGKEYWGPISVGEGQDKPGMESPIKVYIPSIAPGSLLRYRSEPGHHWNGDFVSTALALRHLNRVHLDGKGDTSETRYLEELNERLRSIAQDSNGTLYIGTDSGKLLKVSLTSR from the coding sequence ATGAAAAAAGAGACAGCGTGTTTTACGATTTTGATGTCATTCAGTATTCAGGGGATAAGTCAGACTATCGATGATTCAGTAAAAGTCGACCCTGTGGCGCAGTTTGATGGTGCTTTATGGGGTTTGAGCTTGTTAGATGATCAGAGTGCTATTGTTACGTTGAAGAAAGGTGATGCCTACAAAGTAAATTTACTGAATGGGAATAAGCACGCCGTAAAGGGGGTGCCAAGCGTCGATTCTAGAGGCCAAGGTGGGTTATTAGATGTTGCGAAATCCCCCAACTTTAATGAAGAACAATGGCTGTATTTCACCTATGCAAAACCAACAAATAGTGGTTCGGCGACGACACTTGCTAGAGCACAGCTCGATGGAAGCCAGTTAAGGAATTGGCAAGATCTGTTGGTTACAGACTCAGCCAGCTCAACGACCAAGCATTATGGCAGCCGCATCGCGTTTGATGGCGATGATCATGTATTTTTCTCAGTGGGTGAAAGGGGAAAACGTGAGAACGCGCAAGATGGTGCCAATCATGCGGGCAGTATTTTACGCTTAAATTTAGATGGCAGCGTGCCAGCCGATAATCCATTTGTTAGCACTGATTTAATAAAAAACGAAATATGGAGTTATGGCCATAGAAATCCGCAAGGCTTATTTTTCGATCGGGAAACGCAAACCTTATGGTCGAATGAACATGGGCCGCGTGGTGGCGACGAGATTAATCAAATAAAAGCAGGGGCCAACTATGGCTGGCCAGTGGTCTCTCACGGCAAAGAATACTGGGGTCCAATTAGTGTCGGAGAAGGGCAAGATAAGCCGGGTATGGAAAGCCCTATAAAAGTCTACATACCTTCAATTGCACCGGGCAGTCTCTTACGTTATCGCAGTGAGCCGGGACATCACTGGAATGGTGACTTTGTTTCTACCGCGCTGGCATTGCGCCACCTCAATAGAGTTCACCTTGATGGTAAAGGTGACACTTCAGAAACCCGTTATTTAGAAGAGTTGAATGAGAGGTTACGTTCTATTGCCCAAGATTCCAACGGTACCTTGTATATTGGAACGGACTCAGGGAAACTGCTAAAAGTATCGCTAACCTCACGCTAG